A genomic segment from Microthrixaceae bacterium encodes:
- a CDS encoding VanW family protein: MSRPKALVLAALSTPVLLYLVLLGAWALFGRSDPGTVASSVHLVGVDIGGQNREELNSTLEDISSEFAQTAVDIQIPDATLSTNAGQLGLSLDSERTVRAAMRPGHADPLGIAPIRWAMSWFSPRKVDVAIDIDDDAAQATFSELEADHRVDPIEPTMAVDSTTFHLVQGQDGSGIDLTDVLTRLPSAIDSIGETITLSAEPVTFPPKLGDDAVQAVVDQANKITAGSLDITAGDESFTLTGDNLAGALSMSADGDTAELAVDHDIINLQLVSNLSIPANPTGVSFDIVNGVPTPVPGHDAQVCCQTDAADRITEALLSAQPSVELATRTITAAEGVEWASTLGVKEVIGEFTTRHAAGQARVKNIHRMSDLTRGVLIAPGETFSANDHVGKRTVEKGFVEAGVIEQGEFKEDVGGGVSQWATTTFNAAFFAGLDIVEHKPHSLYISRYPYGREATLAYPSVDLKIRNNTPYGVVIWPTYTNSSITVQMWSTRWVSGEQSAISRTSGCGENGNVSVTRTRTFVDGRTETDTFRHHYNCEKPGSSHLSSSPVSPTGATLDSDVASGIADAGTPWRIPVSSEAASTDAGKEQP, from the coding sequence GTGTCGCGTCCCAAAGCTCTCGTCCTCGCCGCGCTGTCGACGCCGGTGTTGCTCTATCTCGTCCTCTTGGGAGCCTGGGCGCTGTTCGGGAGGAGCGATCCGGGCACGGTCGCCAGCTCGGTGCATCTCGTCGGAGTCGACATCGGTGGGCAGAACCGCGAGGAGCTCAACTCGACACTGGAAGACATCTCCTCGGAGTTCGCGCAAACCGCCGTCGACATCCAAATCCCCGACGCGACGCTGTCGACAAACGCCGGACAGCTGGGGCTGAGCCTCGATTCCGAACGAACCGTTCGCGCCGCGATGCGCCCCGGCCACGCCGACCCGCTCGGGATCGCACCCATTCGCTGGGCCATGTCGTGGTTCTCGCCGCGCAAGGTCGACGTCGCGATCGACATCGACGATGATGCCGCGCAGGCGACCTTTTCCGAGCTTGAGGCCGATCATCGGGTCGATCCGATCGAACCGACGATGGCCGTCGACAGCACCACGTTTCATCTTGTCCAAGGCCAGGACGGTTCGGGCATCGACCTCACCGACGTCCTCACACGGCTGCCGAGCGCCATCGACTCGATCGGCGAGACCATCACCCTGTCGGCCGAACCCGTCACCTTCCCGCCGAAACTCGGCGACGACGCGGTCCAGGCCGTCGTCGATCAAGCCAACAAGATCACCGCGGGCTCCCTCGATATCACCGCGGGCGACGAATCGTTCACGCTGACCGGCGACAACCTCGCCGGAGCACTGTCGATGTCCGCAGACGGCGACACGGCCGAACTCGCCGTCGACCACGACATCATCAACCTGCAACTCGTCTCGAACCTGTCGATACCTGCGAACCCGACGGGGGTGAGCTTTGACATCGTCAACGGTGTCCCGACCCCGGTTCCGGGCCACGATGCCCAGGTGTGCTGTCAGACCGACGCCGCTGATCGCATCACCGAGGCGCTCCTCAGCGCGCAGCCCTCGGTCGAGCTGGCAACACGAACGATCACCGCGGCCGAGGGTGTCGAGTGGGCATCGACCCTCGGGGTCAAGGAGGTCATCGGCGAGTTCACGACCCGCCATGCCGCGGGACAGGCCCGCGTGAAGAACATCCATCGAATGTCCGATCTCACCCGCGGCGTCCTGATCGCCCCGGGCGAAACCTTCTCGGCGAACGACCACGTCGGCAAACGTACCGTCGAGAAGGGCTTCGTCGAGGCGGGCGTCATCGAACAGGGCGAGTTCAAAGAGGACGTCGGCGGCGGGGTCAGCCAATGGGCCACGACCACGTTCAACGCCGCCTTCTTCGCCGGCCTCGACATCGTGGAGCACAAGCCGCACTCGCTGTACATCTCCCGCTACCCCTACGGGCGCGAGGCGACCCTCGCCTATCCCAGCGTCGATCTCAAGATTCGCAACAACACCCCCTACGGCGTGGTGATCTGGCCGACGTACACCAACAGTTCGATCACGGTGCAGATGTGGTCCACCCGTTGGGTCTCCGGAGAACAGAGCGCCATCTCCCGCACATCTGGGTGCGGCGAGAACGGCAACGTCAGCGTCACCCGGACCCGAACCTTTGTCGACGGCCGCACCGAGACCGACACGTTCCGCCATCACTACAACTGCGAAAAACCGGGCAGCTCGCACCTGAGTTCGAGCCCCGTGTCGCCAACGGGTGCCACACTCGACAGCGACGTCGCCTCCGGGATCGCCGATGCCGGCACCCCGTGGCGGATCCCAGTTTCGAGCGAAGCGGCGAGCACCGACGCCGGGAAGGAACAGCCATGA
- the nucS gene encoding endonuclease NucS, which produces MRLVIARCSVDYQGRLSAHLPLATRLLMVKADGCVAIHADGGAYKPLNWMNAPNRLSEGDGTWTVTNPKGETLTITIEEILHDTAHDLGIDPGLQKDGVEAHLQELLAANTDAITAGLTLVRREFPTDIGPVDLLCRDENGTAIAIEVKRRGEIDGVEQLSRYLERLDRDPTLRGVQGIFVAQIIKPQAKVLASSRNIRCVEVDYDALRGIESNELRLF; this is translated from the coding sequence GTGCGTCTCGTCATCGCCCGTTGCTCAGTGGACTATCAAGGCCGCCTAAGCGCTCACCTTCCCCTCGCCACTCGCCTCCTCATGGTCAAGGCCGATGGCTGCGTCGCGATCCACGCGGACGGCGGGGCGTACAAGCCGCTCAACTGGATGAACGCACCGAATCGCCTGAGCGAGGGCGACGGCACTTGGACGGTGACGAATCCGAAGGGCGAAACCCTGACGATCACCATCGAAGAGATCCTCCACGACACCGCACACGACCTCGGCATCGATCCCGGGCTGCAAAAGGACGGCGTCGAAGCGCACCTGCAGGAGCTCCTGGCCGCCAACACCGACGCGATCACCGCTGGGCTGACGCTGGTGCGACGCGAGTTCCCGACCGACATCGGCCCGGTCGACCTGCTGTGTCGAGACGAGAACGGAACAGCCATCGCCATCGAGGTCAAGCGCCGCGGCGAGATCGACGGCGTCGAACAGCTGTCGCGGTATCTCGAACGGCTCGATCGCGATCCGACCCTGCGCGGCGTGCAGGGAATATTCGTCGCTCAGATCATCAAACCCCAGGCGAAGGTGCTGGCATCGAGCCGCAACATCCGCTGCGTCGAGGTCGACTACGACGCGTTGCGCGGCATCGAATCCAACGAGTTGCGGTTGTTCTGA
- a CDS encoding TetR/AcrR family transcriptional regulator, with product MVSGSGTVGGRATPQRSDSLKTQSLLLTTAERLFAERGIDAVSLSEINRAAGQRNKSALHYHFGSRDGVLKALLERHFDAVSHLRDALVAGRDPSREPTLREAVAVIVLPLADHVADPDSGGIHYVGIMAQLAANPSTPIAVEIFTRQRSAIAAIAPTLSRHIPQAPPPLRARRAQLLNSSLFNALLVQAHATHSEADRAVYVNDLIDMLAGLLSAPIAPESQPEVDRFAERYEQRTAGASS from the coding sequence ATGGTGAGCGGGAGCGGCACGGTGGGTGGCAGAGCCACACCCCAACGATCGGACAGTCTCAAGACCCAGTCGCTGCTCTTGACCACCGCCGAGCGGCTTTTTGCCGAACGCGGCATCGACGCGGTCTCCCTCAGCGAAATCAATCGGGCAGCCGGCCAGCGCAACAAGTCGGCGTTGCACTATCACTTCGGCAGTCGAGACGGCGTTCTCAAGGCCCTCCTCGAACGTCACTTCGACGCCGTGTCACACCTGCGTGACGCGCTGGTCGCCGGGCGTGACCCGAGCCGAGAACCGACCCTTCGAGAAGCCGTAGCGGTGATCGTGTTGCCCCTTGCCGACCACGTCGCAGATCCGGACAGCGGCGGCATTCACTACGTGGGCATCATGGCCCAACTCGCAGCCAACCCCTCCACGCCGATCGCCGTGGAGATCTTCACCCGCCAACGTTCCGCTATCGCCGCCATCGCGCCGACGCTCAGTCGCCACATCCCCCAGGCGCCTCCGCCGTTGCGCGCCCGACGTGCCCAACTCCTCAACTCCAGCCTGTTCAACGCGTTGCTGGTACAGGCCCACGCCACCCACTCGGAGGCGGACCGCGCCGTGTACGTGAACGACCTCATCGACATGTTGGCCGGCCTGCTCAGCGCCCCGATCGCACCGGAATCGCAACCGGAGGTCGATCGATTCGCCGAGCGCTACGAGCAGCGAACAGCCGGCGCGAGCAGCTGA
- the typA gene encoding translational GTPase TypA, whose product MSASAPNDRVVNPGIRNVAIIAHVDHGKTTLVDAMLRQSGAFREGAEVADRIMDSMDLEREKGITITAKNTAVRWHSPDGDEVKINIVDTPGHADFGGEVERALSMVDGVVLLVDSSEGPLPQTRFVLRKALNLELPVVLVINKIDRADARISEVVDEVYELFLDLDANEDQIDFPIVYCSARAGTATLDLDEPGTDLQPLFTTLVDTVSPPAADVSRPLQALVTNLASDPYVGRLARCRVVNGSIKRNQTLSWCRADGTIERAKIGVIYMTESHERIEVESADAGEIIEVSGIEEVNIGDTLADLDNPDALPVITVDEPSLSMTIGINTAPLNGQDGSKLTARQIKARLETELVGNVSLRVLPTDRPDAWEVQARGELQLAILIEQMRREGFELTVGKPQVVTKEIDGKVHEPVERLTVDCPEEHMGAVTSLVAPRKARLENMANHGTGWIRLDYLIPARGLIGFRTEFLTETRGTGIMHHVFEGYEPWAGEMRARERGSIVADRRGMTTAYAITALQERCVLFVPPGVETYEGMIVGENSRTDDMDVNIVREKKLTNMRASGSDHTVALVPPRHLSLEQALEFIESDECVEVTPNHVRLRKVELNATERAKLTKAAKHGRG is encoded by the coding sequence ATGAGCGCGTCCGCGCCCAACGACCGCGTCGTCAACCCCGGAATCCGTAACGTCGCGATCATCGCCCACGTCGACCACGGCAAGACCACCCTTGTCGATGCCATGTTGCGTCAGTCCGGCGCCTTTCGCGAGGGGGCCGAAGTCGCCGATCGAATCATGGATTCGATGGACCTCGAACGCGAAAAGGGCATCACCATCACCGCCAAGAACACGGCGGTGCGCTGGCATTCCCCCGATGGCGACGAGGTGAAGATCAACATCGTCGACACCCCCGGCCACGCGGATTTCGGTGGCGAGGTCGAACGAGCCCTTTCGATGGTCGACGGAGTGGTCCTGTTGGTCGACTCCTCCGAAGGTCCGCTGCCTCAGACGCGTTTCGTACTGCGCAAGGCGCTCAATCTTGAGTTGCCCGTCGTGTTGGTGATCAACAAGATCGACCGGGCCGACGCACGCATCTCCGAGGTCGTCGACGAGGTGTACGAGCTGTTCCTCGACCTCGACGCCAACGAAGACCAGATCGACTTCCCGATCGTCTACTGCTCGGCCCGCGCCGGCACCGCGACCCTCGACCTCGACGAACCCGGCACCGACCTGCAACCGCTGTTCACCACCCTGGTCGACACGGTGAGCCCGCCAGCGGCCGACGTCTCGCGACCGCTTCAGGCGCTCGTCACCAACCTCGCGTCGGACCCCTACGTCGGTCGCCTCGCACGCTGCCGGGTCGTCAATGGTTCCATCAAGCGCAATCAGACCCTGTCGTGGTGTCGGGCGGACGGCACGATCGAACGCGCCAAGATCGGCGTCATCTACATGACCGAGAGCCACGAGCGCATCGAGGTCGAATCGGCCGATGCCGGAGAGATCATCGAGGTCTCCGGCATCGAAGAGGTCAACATCGGCGACACCCTCGCCGACCTTGACAACCCGGACGCGCTGCCCGTCATCACCGTCGACGAACCGTCGCTGTCGATGACGATCGGCATCAATACCGCGCCGCTCAACGGACAGGACGGCTCCAAGCTCACCGCCCGTCAGATCAAGGCCCGACTCGAAACCGAACTCGTCGGCAACGTATCGCTGCGCGTGCTGCCGACCGACCGCCCCGACGCCTGGGAGGTGCAGGCCCGCGGCGAACTGCAGCTCGCCATCCTCATCGAACAGATGCGTCGCGAGGGCTTCGAATTGACCGTCGGCAAGCCGCAGGTCGTCACCAAGGAAATCGACGGCAAGGTCCACGAACCGGTCGAGCGACTCACCGTCGATTGCCCCGAAGAGCACATGGGCGCGGTGACCTCCCTGGTCGCGCCGCGCAAGGCCCGGCTCGAGAACATGGCGAACCACGGCACCGGCTGGATCCGCCTCGACTACCTTATTCCGGCTCGCGGCCTCATCGGCTTCCGCACCGAATTCCTCACCGAGACCCGCGGCACCGGCATCATGCACCACGTCTTTGAAGGCTACGAACCGTGGGCCGGCGAGATGCGCGCCCGCGAGCGCGGCTCCATCGTCGCCGATCGCCGTGGCATGACCACCGCCTATGCCATCACCGCACTGCAGGAGCGCTGTGTGCTGTTCGTTCCGCCGGGCGTTGAAACCTACGAAGGAATGATCGTCGGCGAGAACAGCCGAACCGACGACATGGACGTCAACATCGTCCGCGAGAAGAAGCTCACCAACATGCGAGCCTCCGGGTCCGACCACACCGTGGCCCTCGTTCCCCCTCGCCACCTCAGCCTCGAACAGGCCCTCGAATTCATCGAATCCGATGAGTGTGTCGAGGTCACGCCGAACCATGTACGGTTGCGCAAGGTTGAACTGAATGCCACTGAACGAGCGAAGCTGACAAAGGCGGCCAAGCACGGCAGGGGCTGA
- a CDS encoding penicillin acylase family protein gives MTASPLRAPRRGRPPRRGRAALTGVLSAALLLAACSNGDGDDNASSTTLADDDLEVIGAGSNYEATIRRGTGGVPHITAASLTDAAFGQGYASAEDRTCDLADQIVRIRGERAEWLGAGDEDANLNSDIAWRTIGIFDRASDDWDAADADTRKVLTAFTDGWNLHLDHVGADEIRGWCAGAAWLRPIEPVEVYAYARSIALTASSGAVARFIADAQLPGTEQTPAGDESAAPASLEAGQRFETGLRSEDASLASNGWAIGSEMTTDGTSMLLANPHFPWEGELRFWESHLTIAGEADIYGVQLSGLPGIGIGFNEHFGWTHTVSDGNRFTAYTLDLVDGSPTTYRYGDDTREMTPIELSIEVLGDDGNTTTVEHTSWASHYGPIIEIPGLAWSDTSAVTFRDANIDNTAFLDQYLAFTMANDLDEFRKLNEQYNATPLFNTIAASDDGTVWYADTSATPNLSDEAIAAYESKLSTDAITAIAAESGVILLDGSDPGNEWVEVDGARSPGLVPFDRQPQLERSDYVFNANDSFWTTNAKALLDGDYSILHGRQGTLRSPRTRENLTLITDATGEGPSGDDATFTLDELADAATWNTGYTSRALIDSVLERCTGVAEVEAACNTLAAWDRRYNVDSAGAALWRELVSQFDLEATAADDSLADGSTPLWAEAFDPSRPFDTPAGLAPAPADAPDPVITKLTEAVRRLELAGFAADSTLGDVQFALRNGERVGVPGGSWVDGAIAIGSSAQSWTITDPALKSFAEREDVADDSTLTTGDDQNGYLVNYGNSFVLAVEFTKDGPAAKAFLTYSNTEDRTDPNYLEATTRYAAKDWRDVEFREESVAAATTATYRVRG, from the coding sequence ATGACCGCATCACCACTTCGAGCGCCGCGCCGGGGCAGGCCTCCACGTCGGGGGCGCGCCGCGCTCACCGGGGTACTCAGCGCTGCGTTGCTCCTCGCCGCCTGCTCGAACGGTGACGGCGACGACAACGCGTCCTCGACCACCCTCGCCGACGACGACCTCGAAGTCATCGGCGCCGGATCCAACTATGAGGCGACGATTCGGCGCGGGACCGGAGGTGTTCCCCACATCACCGCCGCGAGCCTCACCGATGCGGCCTTCGGACAGGGTTATGCCAGCGCCGAGGACCGGACCTGCGACCTCGCCGATCAGATCGTGCGAATCCGCGGCGAACGCGCCGAATGGCTGGGAGCCGGCGACGAGGACGCCAACCTCAACAGCGACATCGCCTGGCGAACGATCGGCATCTTCGACCGAGCCAGCGACGACTGGGACGCCGCCGATGCCGACACCCGGAAGGTGCTGACCGCATTCACCGACGGCTGGAACCTGCACCTCGACCACGTCGGCGCCGACGAGATCCGCGGTTGGTGCGCCGGTGCGGCATGGCTCCGCCCGATCGAACCCGTCGAGGTCTACGCCTACGCGCGATCGATCGCGCTGACCGCCAGCAGCGGTGCCGTGGCGCGCTTCATCGCCGATGCCCAGCTCCCGGGCACCGAACAGACACCGGCCGGCGACGAGAGTGCGGCGCCCGCAAGCCTCGAGGCCGGTCAGCGCTTCGAGACCGGCCTGCGCTCCGAGGACGCCTCCCTCGCCTCGAACGGCTGGGCGATCGGTTCGGAGATGACCACCGACGGCACCTCCATGTTGTTGGCGAACCCGCACTTCCCGTGGGAGGGCGAGCTGCGGTTCTGGGAGTCGCATCTCACCATTGCCGGCGAGGCCGACATCTACGGCGTGCAGCTCTCGGGTCTGCCCGGTATCGGCATCGGGTTCAACGAACACTTCGGCTGGACCCACACCGTGTCGGACGGCAACCGATTCACCGCCTACACCCTCGATCTGGTGGATGGTTCACCGACCACGTACCGCTACGGCGACGACACCCGCGAGATGACTCCGATCGAATTGTCGATCGAGGTGCTCGGCGACGATGGCAACACCACCACCGTCGAACACACGAGTTGGGCGAGCCACTACGGCCCGATCATCGAGATCCCCGGTCTCGCCTGGAGCGACACCTCGGCGGTGACGTTTCGCGACGCCAACATCGACAACACGGCCTTTCTCGATCAGTACCTGGCCTTCACCATGGCCAACGACCTCGACGAGTTCCGCAAACTCAACGAGCAGTACAACGCCACCCCGTTGTTCAACACCATCGCGGCCTCCGACGACGGCACCGTCTGGTACGCCGACACCTCGGCCACCCCGAACCTGAGCGACGAGGCGATCGCCGCGTACGAGTCGAAGCTCAGCACCGACGCGATCACCGCGATCGCCGCCGAGAGCGGGGTGATCCTGCTCGACGGCTCGGATCCCGGCAACGAATGGGTCGAGGTCGACGGGGCCCGCTCCCCCGGACTCGTCCCGTTCGATCGCCAGCCGCAACTCGAACGAAGCGACTACGTGTTCAACGCCAACGACTCGTTCTGGACCACCAACGCCAAGGCACTCCTCGACGGCGACTATTCGATCCTTCACGGCAGGCAAGGGACCCTTCGATCGCCGCGAACCCGCGAGAACCTGACGCTGATCACCGATGCCACCGGCGAAGGCCCATCGGGAGACGACGCCACGTTCACCCTCGACGAGCTCGCCGATGCCGCCACCTGGAACACCGGATACACCTCGCGCGCCCTGATCGATTCGGTGCTCGAACGCTGCACCGGTGTCGCCGAGGTCGAGGCGGCCTGCAACACGCTCGCCGCCTGGGATCGCCGCTACAACGTGGACAGCGCCGGAGCCGCGCTGTGGCGCGAGCTGGTGTCGCAATTCGACCTCGAAGCGACCGCGGCCGACGACTCCCTCGCCGACGGTTCCACGCCGCTGTGGGCCGAGGCATTCGACCCCTCGCGTCCCTTCGACACCCCCGCCGGCCTGGCTCCGGCGCCGGCCGATGCCCCCGACCCCGTCATCACGAAGCTGACCGAGGCCGTTCGTCGACTGGAACTCGCCGGGTTCGCGGCCGACTCGACGTTGGGCGACGTGCAGTTCGCCCTGCGCAACGGCGAACGGGTGGGCGTTCCCGGCGGTTCGTGGGTCGACGGCGCCATCGCCATCGGCTCCTCGGCGCAGTCGTGGACCATCACCGATCCGGCGCTCAAATCGTTCGCTGAGCGCGAGGACGTCGCCGACGACTCCACGCTCACCACCGGCGACGACCAGAACGGCTATCTCGTCAACTACGGCAACTCGTTCGTGCTGGCCGTCGAGTTCACCAAGGACGGACCGGCCGCCAAGGCGTTTCTCACCTACTCCAACACCGAGGACCGCACCGACCCGAACTACCTCGAGGCCACCACGCGGTATGCGGCGAAGGACTGGCGCGACGTGGAGTTTCGCGAGGAGTCCGTGGCGGCGGCGACGACCGCAACCTACCGGGTACGCGGCTGA
- a CDS encoding AarF/UbiB family protein, whose translation MASDHTDLRPNSVTTDSTTADSGATDTEWGSFTSDGPWNLDRDQLSWKRGIVVLRRQTRRQVPELTKAKRFPPPGRMAVVSLTLLRALGGWAVRDRRAGGSTSRAGISRRIRVAAERLGPTYIKLCQIVSSGEGLFPPELVTEMKKCRDRVPAEPFEVVREVVESELRGPLSATFASFDRTPIAAASIAQVHGATLLDGTPVVVKVQRPTIREQVHADLQVMATIAPPLVGRIPVSALANPPALVELFAETICEELDFRLEAENMIDIATVFASLGQRGYVIPRPHPSLVTRRVLVMERLDGFAFDDVEGMRAAGIDTEEVVRVGMRGFTEGCMVHGIFHGDLHGGNLMVLPDGRIGLLDHGITARMTPLERNAFLRLMLMGASGDIAGQVAALRDLGALPADVDIREIIRDLGLDKAPIDPTTLDQDELVGEIQRIIKALMGYGARLPKILMLYVKNLVFLDGAISRLAPDLDLIGEFANISTHMAMNYGDQLASELGVDPATLSADKDAIKASFGIVDDSTDSVTYAELQARRDLIRKRLTRR comes from the coding sequence ATGGCTTCTGACCACACCGACCTCCGCCCGAACAGCGTCACCACCGACAGCACCACGGCCGACAGCGGCGCCACCGACACTGAGTGGGGGTCATTCACCTCGGATGGCCCGTGGAACCTCGACCGTGACCAGCTGTCGTGGAAGCGCGGCATCGTGGTGCTGCGCCGTCAGACCCGCCGGCAGGTCCCCGAGCTCACGAAGGCCAAACGCTTCCCACCACCCGGACGCATGGCGGTGGTGTCGCTGACCCTGCTGCGGGCCTTGGGAGGCTGGGCGGTTCGCGACCGCCGCGCCGGCGGTTCGACGAGTCGCGCCGGCATCTCGCGGCGCATCCGCGTCGCCGCCGAGCGGTTGGGGCCGACCTACATCAAGTTGTGTCAGATCGTCAGTTCGGGCGAGGGCCTGTTCCCACCTGAACTCGTGACCGAGATGAAGAAGTGCCGCGACCGGGTCCCCGCCGAACCCTTCGAGGTCGTGCGCGAAGTGGTCGAGTCGGAACTGCGCGGACCGTTGTCGGCGACCTTCGCCTCGTTCGACCGCACCCCGATCGCCGCGGCGTCGATCGCCCAGGTCCACGGAGCCACGCTGCTCGACGGCACGCCGGTCGTGGTCAAGGTGCAGCGGCCCACGATCAGGGAACAGGTCCATGCCGACCTTCAGGTCATGGCGACCATCGCTCCGCCACTCGTGGGACGAATCCCGGTGTCGGCCCTCGCCAACCCTCCGGCACTGGTCGAATTGTTCGCCGAGACGATCTGCGAGGAACTCGACTTCCGCCTCGAGGCCGAGAACATGATCGACATCGCCACCGTGTTCGCCTCGCTGGGCCAACGCGGTTACGTCATCCCCCGCCCGCACCCGTCGCTGGTAACCCGGCGGGTACTCGTGATGGAACGACTCGACGGGTTCGCCTTTGACGACGTCGAAGGGATGCGCGCCGCAGGGATCGACACCGAGGAGGTCGTGCGCGTCGGCATGCGCGGCTTCACCGAGGGGTGCATGGTGCACGGCATCTTCCACGGCGACCTGCACGGCGGCAACCTCATGGTCCTGCCCGATGGTCGAATCGGACTCCTCGACCACGGCATCACGGCGCGCATGACACCCCTCGAGCGAAACGCCTTCCTGCGCCTGATGCTGATGGGCGCCTCGGGAGATATCGCCGGACAGGTCGCCGCGCTGCGCGATCTCGGGGCCCTGCCGGCCGATGTCGACATCCGCGAGATCATCCGCGACCTCGGCCTCGACAAGGCCCCGATCGACCCCACGACCCTCGACCAGGACGAACTCGTGGGCGAGATCCAACGCATCATCAAGGCCCTGATGGGCTACGGGGCGCGCCTGCCGAAGATCCTCATGTTGTACGTCAAGAACCTCGTGTTCCTCGACGGGGCGATCTCACGGCTGGCCCCCGACCTCGACCTCATCGGAGAGTTCGCCAACATCTCCACCCACATGGCGATGAACTACGGCGATCAGCTCGCATCCGAACTCGGGGTCGACCCCGCCACCTTGAGCGCAGACAAGGATGCCATCAAGGCGAGTTTCGGCATCGTGGACGATTCGACCGATTCCGTCACCTACGCGGAGCTTCAGGCCCGCCGCGACCTCATACGCAAGCGACTCACCAGACGCTGA
- a CDS encoding 3'(2'),5'-bisphosphate nucleotidase CysQ has product MIRHDTPPPEVDRADHQLASDLAEGAAELLVSLRDKLESDGEPPYRIKALGDAVANRWILDRLAEVRPDDPVLSEEQYEHPEGVRARLNAAKTWIIDPLDGTREFSEIPRVDWAVHIAIAVDHVAAAGAVSLPALGETYTTLHPAVVPPHDGPPRLVVSRTRPAYEAMAIREALDGVLVPMGSAGAKTMAILRGEADIYAHSGGQYEWDSCAPVAVAAAAGLWVSRLDGSPLRYNQPDPYLPDLLICRPEMADVALKAANSPYGF; this is encoded by the coding sequence ATGATTCGCCACGACACCCCACCTCCCGAGGTCGACCGGGCCGACCATCAACTCGCGTCCGACCTCGCCGAGGGGGCCGCCGAGTTGCTCGTCAGCCTTCGAGACAAGCTCGAATCGGACGGCGAGCCTCCGTATCGCATCAAGGCGCTCGGCGATGCCGTGGCGAATCGCTGGATCCTCGACCGACTCGCCGAGGTGCGCCCCGACGACCCGGTCCTCAGCGAGGAACAGTACGAACACCCCGAGGGAGTGCGCGCCCGGCTGAACGCCGCGAAGACCTGGATCATCGACCCGCTCGACGGAACCCGGGAGTTCTCCGAGATCCCTCGCGTCGACTGGGCCGTACACATCGCCATCGCCGTCGATCACGTCGCCGCCGCCGGAGCGGTCTCGCTGCCCGCGCTCGGCGAGACCTACACCACCCTGCATCCGGCGGTAGTTCCTCCACACGACGGTCCCCCGCGCCTGGTGGTCAGCCGGACCCGTCCGGCCTACGAAGCGATGGCGATACGCGAGGCACTCGACGGAGTGCTGGTGCCCATGGGCTCGGCCGGAGCCAAGACGATGGCGATTCTGCGCGGCGAGGCCGACATCTACGCCCACTCCGGCGGACAGTACGAGTGGGACTCGTGCGCGCCGGTGGCCGTCGCTGCCGCCGCAGGGCTGTGGGTCTCGCGCCTCGACGGCAGCCCCCTTCGATACAACCAGCCCGACCCGTATCTTCCCGACCTGTTGATCTGTCGACCCGAAATGGCCGACGTCGCTTTGAAGGCAGCAAATTCCCCCTATGGCTTCTGA